The stretch of DNA ACTAAGCCAAGCGAGAGCAGTGACTTACCAGCTCGTGGAGGTGCGGCAATAATTTGTAATTCGTTGCTGGTGATTAGGTCATGTACCAAGAACTCCACAAAATCGGGTGCTCGGTCTAGTAGTTCTTGGGTACTAATTAGGCGATCGCGTACATCGTTTTTGGTTTTATTCGGGGCGATCGCCTCGGTTGATGCTTGGATAAATTGCTCTAAGGAGTAACCGTCGTTGATTGCGTCGCTTACGTCATAGCCAGATTTATAATTTTCTGGGTGTGGTACGGTGCAAATCTTGGCTCGATCGCCTAACTTTGCCTGTAGTTTGATCGCACCATCTAGTCCTGGTCGTTTGCCCTTGGAATCGGGGTGATCTAGGTCGTACCAAATATAGATTTTCTCGTACTGGTCAAGCTCGGATAAATCGGTTGGTATGTTGCCAGCTCCTGTGGTGGATGTGCAGATATCAAATTTTAAATCTGTCAGTTTGGCAAGTGCGATCGCATCCCATTCACCTTCACAAATCCAAAGCTCTTTGCTTTCTGATTTGAGGGTAAACCACCATCTAGCGCTGATTCCATAGTCTTGAATCATCCGACTTGCGCAGCGCTCTGCACTGGTGAGCCATGGTGCTACGAAATATTTTTGTAGATATCCATGCTCGTAGGAATAGGGCACAGTGATGCAGGGTAGAAGTTTTTTCTCGGCAATGTTTTGACCGTCGTACCTAGTGATTATTTTTTTGACGATGCCTAGATGATGTCGCATGATTTCAGCTTCACCAATGCCGCGATCTGCTAGCCATTGTTTAGCTAGTTTGCTCTCGTTGATTAGTCTTGAGGTGTTTTCCTCGATGCTTGTTTCGGTGTGGTATTTGGGCTGTTTTTTGGGCTGTGCCAATGCTGTTGGCACGATGCGATCGCCTGTATGTTCGCCTTTCGGTTGTCCAATGGCATGGCGAATATCATCTGTGCTGCAACCTCGATGGCATTTGTAAGCGCCATCTGTGCCAGAAACTAGCGACAAATTCTTTCCTGTTTTGCCATCGGCTAGGCATGTTGGGCATTGTGCCCGCCCTTTGTGGTCAAATTCGATGTGGTCTGTAATTTTAAACATTGCTTTCGATCCTCTCTACCAGTTTGTTATCGGCAAAGGCTAGCCAGTTATAGCCTTTGTGTGAAACTCTCATCCCTCCAATTGATGTACCAGTAAGAGGGTCTGAGCATTTCACAAAGATTGATTTCCCGTGTTTGAATTTCTCGCCTTTCTTCAAGTCGCCGAATTTTGTTTTCATGGTGTTTCTCTCAAAAAAAATAGGCGATCGCAATTTCACTCAGAGCAATTTTGCGATCGCGTGATTGGTAGTTATAAGGTTTCGCGCAAGCATCCAAAGCGGTTGCAGTCGTACTTACTGATGTTTTCGCTGCATCCACAAGGGATCATTTTTGGATCTCTTTCTGTACCCAACTCTGCGATTTGCTCATCAGATAGCTCTTTCGCCTCTTCCTGCGCCCAAGAGGTAGTTTCTTCTTCCCATTCAGACCCGCAATTCTTGCAAGTCTGGCGAGATATATCCCTAAAAGGCTCGTGAAACTCGCTGATATCAATCGATCTGCAACAAGGGCAAGCCCCTTCTACTTCTTCAGTTTGGCTAGTCATAATTTTTTAAATTGGTAAGGCGATCGCAATTTCACTCAGAGCAATTTTGCGATCGCGTTGGTTAGTTAGCTAATAACTTTGGCTTTGTCTGCGTAAAACCTGTTGTCAGTGATATAAATGCAGTAGAAATTACCCTCAAATGAATAAATGACAGGGGTTTGGTGTTCAAGGGCTTTAATCTCAGGCAATCTTTGAGCCGCATCGAATTTAGATCTAGCCCTGTCAACACGCTGTTTCGCTTCAGCAACAAGATTCTCGGCGGCAAATTTTTCGGTAAGAGCTTGGTTTAGCTCATTGCAGGTAAGTATTAGTTCTTCCATAGGTTTAGGTTTTGATTAGTTTTTAGTAAGGCGATCGCAATTTCACTCAGAGCAAATTTGCGATCGCGTTGGTTAGCAGGGGAATGATTGCCAGTGAGTTGGATCGATACCTAGAGAGAGCAGTTTTTTCTCTAGTCTTTCGACTTGGCATTTGTAGATAGTGTTGGCGATCCGCAATTGGTCAATCTCGGCAGCCATCCGTCCGTAATGCCTGACTGTGCGCTCGATATACTCATCGGAATATTTGCATTTCATCACTGTCATGCTGCAATCTCCGCTATTTCATATCGGGCAATCAGGTCGTGAGTAGCGCGAAGCGCCGCCCCTTTAAGTCTGCCGTCGTGTGGAATTGTGTCGATAATTCCAGCTCCAAGCGCGATCGCAGTTCGTGCAGCCTCGCGAATGTCATCCCATCGCTTAAAGTCTTGTGGGTCAAGCTCTTCGGAGAGTTTGCGCCCTGCTTCTTTGAGTCGGCGATAGTGAAAGTCGAAGTGCGTTGTCATTGGCTGGCTTCCTCCAAGCGGTTTATGGATTGTTCAAATCGGACTAAGATTGACAGCCTTTCTGCGTTACTACGCTTCATAGCAAAACTTGCTCCAGCGACATACGCGCACGAAACAGCAAATTTTGTGTCTTCTGAATAAAAGCTAGTAGACATATTTGCTGCGAGCCATGCCTCGAAGGACGGTTTTAAATCCGACGGAAAGTGGCTCTCGTAAAATTGTTTGAAATTCAATTTGCAGCCTCCATCAACTTGATTTCGATGCGATCGCAAAGTCCACGAATCAATGCAATTTTCTCTGTGTCTGAAAGACCGTCTGGGTCTATGGGGCTAGCTTCCATAATTGCTGGCACATCATCGTTGTCGATATAGTGCTTGGTGTTTAGTGCGGTGCTCATGTTGTTGAGAGTGTCAACAAGTTCATGCAATCGCAGGTTGTCGATCGCAATGTCGGTAGACGGATCTAAACTCAATCCGTAGTAGCCAAGTGGTTGCATGGTTTATCCCTCAATGGTGGTTTGCTCGATTTTTACGAAATAGCCCCGTTGGCACAGGGTGCGGACTTCTAGGGAAAGTTGTCTGCGAAATTTACGCTCGTGTGGTTCGGTGAAATGTCCTGATGCTTTTAGATCGCTGGTGGCGAAGGTATATCTCCCTCGCGAAACCCAGATTGTCGCGGTAGGATGGTATCTGCCGATCGCATCGTCTAACTGTCGTTCGGTTGCTTGCATGGTCATTACTCCTAGTGGTTTTGCAAAAAAAAAAGAAGAGATTGATTGCCTAGCTGTGAACTAGTAATCGATCTCTTCTTTTTTGGTGAGTTTTTCAATGAAATGGCGATTGTCCAAGCAATGCAAGAGCGCTGCCTCAACAATTTCGCTAAGGTTCTTGCGATGCTTAACACCGAAAATACGAACCTTTTCGTCAACGTTTGGATCTAAATGCACGGTCAGCCGTGACTTGTCAGTTGCAAGCATATTTACCATGTGATAACTACGCTTGCTAGTGTACTAAGTGATAAGTGTACTTGTCAACTAGTAAACAGACTGGCCAAGTATACTTGTATACTTATTGACAAGTTGACTTATCAACTAGTTATGAACTTAACAAGCAGACAAAAACTATCGAAATTGCTTCTAGACCTGCGTGGTACGAAGAGTCGCAGGGCTTTTGCCCGTGAGATTGGAGTTACAGCCACGGCTGTTATTGCATGGGAAAATACTGACAGCGAACCAGATATGCAGCATTTGACAACAATCGCAAAGCTTGCTGGCTATACTCTCGACGAATTAAGAGTGTTTCTGGGAGACTCCGAACAGAAAAAGACTAGCAAGATACCATTTGCTCGGATGCTCACAGAGACATCGCAGCTAAGCATCAAAGAAGCGGCTGAACTCTACAGGGCTGTTGGTGATAGATTGGTTGCGATCGCGGAGAGTGCAGGAAGGTAGAGTGGAAATATTTTTTGCGTGTCTGATGATAGTAGCTCTGTATTTTTGGTTGAAACCGAAGCCACAGAAAAAAGTCCCAACACTCGAAGATATCAGGCGCAAATATCCACCACGTAAATCGCAAGAACAAATCAAGGCTGAAGGACTGAAAGAACGAAAAGCTGCATATGATCGCGAATTGGCTAACAGGATGAAGGCTAAGGGCATGACTCGCGCCACACATCACAGCCCAACTCAATCAGTCCCTAAGCGCGATATATCGATCTCCAATTTCAGGATGTTGATCAAAATGGTTAATGGGCAAGAGGATGTTGCTCGCAGGTTGATCGAGGGGAATTTGAAGTTATTTCCAGACAAATCACCTGACTGGGCTTGCGAGAAAGCTATTTTAGATATTGAGCGAGACAGACGAATTTAGCCACAAAAAAAGCCCCTCTAGGATCGTCTCCAAGGTGCTTGAAATTAGCTCTAGGTATGTTTCCACCTTCATATTTTGGGTAAAAGCAAAGGCGATCGCAGATTTTGCGATGTGAAATAAATCTACTGATGATCTTTGGTTTTCCTGTAGATCCACACCAACAATAAAGGCGATCGCAGATTTTGCGATCGCCCTTATTGTTTGATATTTGTGATGGGTTTTTACCCATGTCTCCCTTGTGAGGGCAATCCTAGCTATCTAGACGACACAAAAAAGTAATTACTTAGCTCTAATTATAGCGGCGCATCGCGCCGCCTAAGTTCTGTGATCACGAATCAAAGCCTTTAAATCATCAAAAGCCTTGTCCACATAGGCAAATCTCAACTCAATTGTTGACTTAATGGTTTCTTGAGTGACCTTGGATAGGTTGAGTTTCTGTTCAAGCGACTCATTATTTGCCATATTGACCTCATGCATGGAGGTTAGCTTAGTGTTAATCTCCCTGTCTTCAGCCTCAAGCGAATACAGTCGCCCGTTGAACTCCCCCAACTTTTCCTCAATCATGTCTCGCTCAGATCTAGCGATCATCCTGCGAATTGCACCAAATATTTTGTCAATCATAATGACCCGCAAAACTAAAAAAAACTATTCCACATATTCATGAATGAGTATGTCTATGTCGGTCAACCAAGTAGGGAAGCTCAACTTCAATTTATAGCCGTCTGGAAACTGGAGCATGTCGAATATCTCAGGCTTACCGAGATCTACAGAGGTCTCTTTGATTACATCCTCAAAACCTAGCTGAGTAGCAATAGTCTGATAAATCTTAGCGCCATATCTCCAGTTAGACTGCTTGCTAGGGGAATCCAAACTTATTCGCACATATTGTTTGGTGAACAGGTAGGGAATGATTAGCGGTGGGATAGGAGCTTTCCCGAAATATCCAACAGTCTCAGCCACAAAACCCTGATGATACCTCTGCAACCAACTCCCTTGTAAGAAATCTGGTAATACTGCCATGTAGGTTTCCTTCTATAAATAGTTAGCCCTGTATTTGGGACTCTAACGTCCGACTAAATACAGGGCTAAATACTAGCGAACCTTGCCAATTTTCCAAGACTTTGCGGTCGCACCAATGCCAAGCGTTACAGTCTTGTCGATCAAACCCGCGGCTGCTGTGTCCATTTTTGACATCTCGCACAGGATCTCGATATTACGAGTTTCGGTTGCAGTGTCGTAAGTTGCGCCCTGATAGCAGGTCAGCTTTAGTAATGAGGCTCGATTGCTATTCGCAGCTTGCTTTACAGTTACTCCGACGATTCCTACCGTACTAGCTGGAGCCACATCGGTAAGACCAACCTGAGACAAGATATCCGTATCGTAAATATCAGGATCGAGACCAAGTTCCATAGCAGCCTCGGTAGCTGCGCCGCTTGTGCCCATCCCAATATAGAAAAGTTTCTTTTTGCTAGTAGCCATTATTTTTTAATTCCCAAAATTAGACAGATGATAGAAAGATAGGATCGATTTAAAGGTCTATCCAGAAACGACGCGAGTAATCTCGTAGGAGACCCCAGTCCCGATGCCAACCTTCACGGTTTTGCCGATCAGTTCACCAGAGGCAGTATCAGCTTTGTCGCGATCGCAGACAAAATAGACGGTTCTCTTCTTCTTGCCTGTAGGATCTTTACACTTTGCCTTTAGTCTTAAAATAGCTCCAGTCTCCATAGCCGCCTTGATAGAGCGATAGGGATATTTCTGGGAACCTACGGCAGTTGTAGATTGAATCCCAAGGATGGTTCGAAGCGTAGATGTGTACTTAACGTCATCAAGGTTTAACCCGATAACCTGATCCGGTCCACTTGGGATGAAAAATTCTTTAATAGCCATTCAATCAAAATGAACTCGATAGCCATAGACGCTAGCACGGCTGAAACCTATATAGCAAGCGGAAAACAGGGCTAGAGTGTATGCGCCAAACCTTAAGGTTTCTGCGTTTAGTGTTCATTCAGTGTGCAAATTAGTAAACCAGCGTCGAACCTCGAACCAAGAGGATCGGTTTTGAGGGG from Pseudanabaena sp. BC1403 encodes:
- a CDS encoding helix-turn-helix transcriptional regulator, whose amino-acid sequence is MNLTSRQKLSKLLLDLRGTKSRRAFAREIGVTATAVIAWENTDSEPDMQHLTTIAKLAGYTLDELRVFLGDSEQKKTSKIPFARMLTETSQLSIKEAAELYRAVGDRLVAIAESAGR